The genomic stretch ttacctccaatcaaatccacctggagaggaccacatacattagaatatatgacttcaagaattgtCTTCGAtctgcttcctgcatccttactgaagttgttcttatgttgcttcgcctgcgcacattcttcacacacttcgtttggaatgtcaatttttggtaatcctgaaaccatatttcttctctttaAATCTCCcatgtctttgaaattgagatgactAGGTCTATAATGCaatatccattcatctctgttggttgctgttgcaaggcacttatgctccatcacattaagctcaatcttgaaggttctattctgagacattggagccttaaatatcaaccttccatttgagtcgagaacttCCTAAGGTTGACGATGATGTAACGGAAGTGACCCTTTCTAGGCATATAATACCATATTAAGATAAGTGAATGCTTTCATGAATGAGAGAATGAATAATTGTATTGAGACTCATGCAAACTTAGCTTGCATGGAAATTTTACTAATTGAGTTATAAAGTGATACTTAAGTTCTTATATACAGCTAACTAACTTTTGAGTTAGTTATATTCTCTAACAACATATGTATGTACTCTTGCACATCCATAATTATGATCATGCATACTCACCATGCATACAATCATGTTTTCTTCTAATAAGTTTTATCGCAGATCCGTTGGTCGAGCTTGGATTTGCATCAAGAAATCATATGTTAGTGGATGAAAATAATGCAGGCAATAGAAGTACATGAAAATTGTGCGGAAACTAGTCGTATGTGGAAAAGAATGCATCTAGGAATCATAATCTTTCATGACATCAAAATGCATCTAGAAAATATCAATAGATCATAAAATCAGAAATACACCACGtatcaaaacaaaacaaaattcatCAATTATACAAAAATGTTCATAGCAATCACATTGTCACATTACTATATAAACATAATGCAGACACAAAAGTCcaaaaaaaaatacttttttttGTCGGACATGAATGTCACGTTTGAATAAAAGTTTTATCCACCTAAATCATTAATCATTAAATACAAAATTTTACTCCGAGATACTTTTGACTGTGCCTCTGTCCGTTTAAGTAAAATATTTGTAATAAAAAATTCTTTAAGTTACTAATGCGTCAAAGCGTGGCCTCCTTTCTTCCTTCAACTCtatcttttttttctttttcttcatcTAATAAAGAGATGTGGTTTTAGAGTCAATTTTTTATTCAAAATCACTACTCTAAATTATTTTTCCTTTGATTTTTATTTAAATAAGTGATTTCacatatatttttaatttttgttcCTGTAATTTCGTCGTCTTATTGTGCGTTATTTTATTTTATCGTTTTGGTGTGATGTTTGTTTGATTCAGATTAACATATTAGTTTTGACTCAGTGTATATTTAATTAATGACTTTGACGTTGTCAATGCTGCAAACTCGGAGATATGGATATTTCGAGCATTTCAATTTCGTCATATTTGTATGTTATCACATTTGTCGGCATTTTGCTGTTATATGCTATTAATGTGGTTGTTGTGAGTTTGTTCGCAGATTCATCATGTTTAGTTTATAGTGATTTTAAatttgtattatcacatgtattcTATCAATTTGAATGAATGTCATTTTTAGTCCAAAAAAATTACTAATGTGTTGCAAATAGTTTCCGCATGGTCTCATTTATCTTATGATGCAAACATCATATTCACTTTCAAACCAATAAATGAGTTTCACAATTCCTTAACTCTAAATCATTGAGTTTCAGCTAGGCATGTCAACATAACCCATACTCGCGGATACTCAGCTGACACTACAATAAATAACGCTTTTCATGATGAAGCTTTCAGCTCGAACAATAGAAAAATGAAGTATAAAGTCAAGGCGTgctattttttattatttaaaaaaataaaaaataaaaccATATATTCCCTTGTTTTTCATAACACCGAGGTGAAAAAACAACTCAGTACAAGCTTTGATTCTCAACTATCACAACTTATGGTTTTATTTGTTTATAAGTGTAAACAAAATGTTCTAACTCTTCGATTTTCTATTTAATCGAGGcataaaacaattaaaaaaatcTATAAAAGCACTCGTTAAACAAATTTTACCATAATCCTTATTAATATTAAGTCGCCCCAAACTCGCAAGCATCATTCTTTGGGATGGATTGCAAGACAAAAAAAATCTTCAATGTTCTATtttgaataaaatattttttctgCCCTTGCAATGTATCTCACAtaatgatgttgatgttgatgttgttgtttttgtatttttggaataACCCTCCGTTAAAGAAGGGAGTTCAACCTTTGAAGAGTACTCATTTGATAAACTGCAAGAACAGAAAATCTTTCTTGTTtcaaaaaaaatgttttaaagGGTATCCAACAAAATCTGGATATCACCGAAGATTTTTTGTAAACAATGCATTTTAATAATTTATGTAAACAATGTAATTAAAAAAATAGAATTATTCACCTCGATTTTATAATGAAATCGAGGTGTTTAATAATCACACTTTACTATAAAAATACTCGTTAACATATTTTACCCTAAGACTAACTTATGTGTAGCCGCCCCAAAGAGATATTCATTAAACGTCATTTTATCCTAGAGATCAATTGGAAGAGTTTTGATGAATATCCGTTGGAAGAGATATTCACCACCGTTCACTTGATCATGAGTTGCTACTACATATCTCTAGGATGGATTGTAAGTGCAGAAAATAATATTCTCATTGGGAAACAGATATCTAACCTCTTGCATGAGACCTGGGCATGGAAAATAAAAATTATCATTGGAAAACAGATTTTACAATGTATTTttaatattctgtgtaaacaatgtaattgTAAGTTTTTTTCTATATTCAATGCCCTTAAACAATTCTTTGACGCCCATTTAGTGTTTATCAATGCTGAAGAATCTCCTATTAGTGATCCACGTGAAATCTAAGGGACATCCATTATAAAAAGCATGCTGAAAATTGAAAATCTAACCTATATGAAACATGAAGCGCTTGAAACAAATGTTTTAAAAACCGGACCGAACTGGCCGGTTCAACCGGTTGGATTGGGAACCGAAGATGAATCTAGTTGGGTAAATCTTTCAAAATCGTTAGTGGGTTAAAACCGGAGTAAAACCGTAAAAACCATTCGAACCAAAGAATCTGAGCCGATTTTGTAAAATCGCCCGATTCAAAAAAAACATCAAATTAACcattttaaataaataaataaaattttaatatttcAATATCAAAACTTAACATATATTACCCAATCACAAAAAAGAATTCCATATTTTTTTACAACAATATAAACTTCTAAGTTTTGTCACTCCGTTATAGTTTTTCTTTAAACCACTTTTCATCATCATCACGCCGTCTCTTTTAAACATAGTGATATACAACATAATATTGTTTGTCGTTCAAtcaatattgtttgttgttgtcaaTTAAGACGTGTTTGTCGTAGTTCAACTCAAATTTATTTTTTTGTTGTTTAATGAAATATAatgtattatttatttttaatattcaatcttatttaatttatgtattcttaattatttgaactttattttagttattatattctattattttaataTTGGTTTGAATTAGTTTAACTTATTTTATTGTAATTCTTTAATTTAGTCAAATTATTCTTAAATAAAGATTGAAATAAAGTGTATAATTATGTTATGTTATTATATGTATTATCGATATTGTTGTATTAACTTTGTAATAGATTTTTGAAATGTTTATTTTGTAAAGTTGTGAATGTATGATTATGAGTGACATATCTATGAAATTTAGTTTcatattattagtttatttaataaacggtTTAACCATAGGTTTAACCGGTTCTCTAAGATGGATTGCAAGAACAGAAAATTACTTGAGTTTAAGGTTTGttttcttaaatatttatttgagcacaaaatcatatatttgaatattgattttatttatcTAACCCTTATTTTATTTTGCTTCAGAATCAAATGTATGCAAGATCCGTAGAGAATAATCTTGCACCCAATATTTGATCTTCCCCAGAATTCAATAATTCGAAGATCCCTAGGAAATTTGATTTTTATCTATATCTCTAGAGAATATtctctgatttttattttaatattttatataaACAATGTAATATTATGGGTAAACAATGTAAtacttttttttataaaaaataaataatcttACCTCTAGGTTTTCAAGATAAATTGAGATATAAGATACAAtagttttgaaaataataaaagtgtTGTTGTTGGGGTTCGAACTCATGCGCATATAATGTTACCCCTCGATATTTAAATCATTGAGGTGATAAGTGACAATTTTTCATGACGTCCTTTGTTACGTCGCTACTGCATCCGAGGTAAAATGCATTTTGTGTCCGATGTTAAAAGCATTTTTTGTTGTAATGTGAATCCACCTCGAATTTGACGAAAAAAATCTGCTTTGACTGGATTTATATACGGATTTGGACTTTCCCtgattataaaatatggggaaGGATCAGATAATAGGAACATTAGCGGTCACCTTGAATCCGTCCCATTGCACCACAAACCCTTCATGTTAATTTatttcatcatatatttaatataCCGTGTATAATTACAGTAGATTAATAAATTACTAAAACTTAGTTGAAATTTTTTTCACTTAGTTTTAAAATAATGTATAATTACAGTAGATTAATTTGTTTTATCATTATATATTTGTCTTAATTATTTTCACTTAGAACTTTTATAtctattttaaaattttaaattaactaaatatatatttaatttaattttatcattgttttaaaatatataagttaagaatattatttaatatttgcattttaatttctTAAGAGTATCATCGCAATTTTATATTATaacattaaatataaaatatagaTAATATTCATTCGACATATCAAATATGAACGTAGATAGTTAACATGAAGGGTGTGTGGTGCAATGGTAATGTGTTTGACTTTGAACAAAAGGTTGTGTGTTTGATTCTTGTTGGTTGCAAAATtaaattttcttttcacaagCAACACTCAGGCGCCAGATGCATTGGCCCATCCTCTTGGAGGGTCATGCGCCACACACATTGGCGCCTCTTCACAAAgttggttattttggaaaaaagTTCTCAAAACTAAtctttaaattttaaaaaatattgaaatattttgaaaattattttttaaaaattaagaaaaatcaattttttaaacCTAAAACAAAAATGTCCTTGAATTCATGACATCAactattttctttttaatttatGGTAAATTATTTAGGTTTTTAAAATAATGGTTTggaggatgaagatgatgagtcaATAAGTGTTCCCATGGACATTAAATAGTGTTTGATGTCCATGTTACTAACTTAATTAATACATTAGCATTTATCATTAATAAATTGATATTTTGTGTTCAATGTTGTAAATATTTTGTAACTTAAATGACTATTGCGGACAAAAATAACAAAAACGATCTAATCATTACAAAGGTCAAACATGAAGGATTGGTGGATATATTTGTTTTTGAAAAGGGTATTTTGATATTTTTATAGTTTGTACTTGAGGCAAAAAATGGTCAGGTGATTTAGAAGAGCTAGACCACCAATAACTTCAACTTAACATTGCCATTAATATATCCAAAACTTTGGCATTTAGCAATATCTCATTAAAGAGAATCAATGATCAAAACATGTTCATTGTTATCACTATAACAATGTACATAAATATTGACACTAGATAAAAAGAAAACTAACAAAAAATCATCTTTAAAAAAGAAAATATCAAACTAATTCTACTGAATTTCAGAGTTTTTCATCAATCGGCTCAATAATATGGCTGAACTGACGAATTTCCCTTGTACATCTTTTGTGGGTTTAATTCTTCCAGATCCTCCTTAAATATCCAACGATAACCACAATTTTTTACTTCCAAGTGCAAACCAAAGGGCTGACCAACTGTAGCACTCAATTCAATACCACTAATATCATCCCATCCATCTGTTGCACGACTTACCAAATCAATAAATTCCTCCCTACTGAAAAAAATTAGCAACAGGTGATCTAAATCAACTGTGACCAGATCTTTTTCAAAATGTATGGGAATAATTCGATAGATCCCACTCTGTGTAAGTTTAAAACCCAACCCAATATAAGGTGACAGTTCTTCCTTTAAATTAGTAGGATTATCATGCGCTACAAATGTTAAGCAGCAAGCGATGCCTATCAAATTCTTGTCATGCATAATGGATGATGGATCGATGCTTATTGAACTGCCTACACTTTGTTTGGAGAACCACTTTGGAATTTGAGTTTTGGGAATAACAATTGTAATGTCTGTCCTTGGGATCTCGGATTGCATGTGAACCTGGTATCAAATATATTGGTTCAATCACATAAAAACAAATATATAAATACAGACAAAAGGAAAAATGATGGAGTAGTGACCTGAAGAAGTTGTATCATCCAAGAAAAAGCAATTCCAAAATAGCTTTCCATCTCAACTAAACTGGGGCAGTCAAATATATATAACCCAGCTGAATATCTACCAAAACATGTTTTTCTTACTGGCAAAACAGTTTTTGATGGGAGCTCAGGAAAATATTTCAGGCGCTTACAGTGCTGCAAGTTTAATTGTTTAAGTTTGGAAAGTTCTTTCAAGCTAGAAGGTAGTGTCACAAAATTGTTTCCCCCCAAATATAGGGTTTCTAAGCAATGTAACAACCCAATTGCATAAGGGATTTGAAAAAGATTGCAGAAACTCAGGTCAAGATATTGCAAACATGACAAACGAGACAATGAAGGCAACAATAAACCAACTGAATCTTCAGGTTTTTGAAAAGTCAAATATCGAAAGTGCGGCTTTAGAAATTTGTAGATGAAGGATGTTGGTTGGTATTGGGTACTGATTTCCTTGTTATCAAGCATCTCCGGATGTTCTATTTGGCTTTGTATATCTAACAGATTCTTAAATAAGTTTGGACAGcctgagagatctaaatgttcGAGAGAATTCAGACCAAAAATGTTGTTAGGAATACTGACCAAATTTGTACAATTTTTCAAATTTAATCTGGAAAGCCTCCTTAATGTACCAATGGATGGATCAATCTTCACGAGTTTTATACATCCTACAAGATCTAGGCTCTCAAGATTTGGAGTCTCCTCAAAATTTGGCATCATATTAAGATTTTTTGAGCAACTGAGATCAATACGTGTCAAATTAGGTAGAGACTGCAGGCAATGAAAACAGAAAGAGGCAAATTCAAAATCATACTTTAACTTTAGTTCATTTCTTTAACTAACTGCACTGAAAGTATAAATAAATATTGTGAGATAAAAACTTTGTGTGTTCATcaaaaaatgaaaagcaatgactCATAACCATTTCTATAGTACCTTTGTGCCTTCCCATAGTTTCCTAATGTTGCTATGACGTAGGGTCAGTTCAACAAGTTTATACGCCTGAAAACTTGATGGCAAACTAGTGAAAGGATATTTATCCCAATATAGATACCCCAATTCACTTGAGAGAAAATTGAGACTTCCTGAGAAATTAAACATCAACAACTTGAGCAATTTAAGGCGACTCATTTGTGCTAAAGCTTCGGCCCTCAATGTTGTCATCTGTTGTATTTCTATATCATGTGCTGAATCATACTCCATCATCATGGCTTCAAGGTTTTCTGTTGCCTACAGTATTGCAAATGAAATTAAAGAGTATAGATACTTCAAATTTATTAATCGATTGTGGAAAAAATGGCAAGCAATTGTTTTATTTCAATAACTATGTTACCATGTTTTCTGAGATAACATTGTGGACGTCTTTGTAGTCCCACACCCTGTTCCACTTTCTTGGTTCTTTGGGTGATTTTTCTCTAACGATACTCTTTCCCAGTTCTCTAAACAAATCATGCATGCAAATTATCTGTTTCTTGTAAGTTATGAATGATTTATCAACGAGAACTTTTAAACCAATTTCAGGATGAAATCCACGAAAATCTAAAATTTTCTTCACGTGTCTCTTCGGGTTTCTATGAAAGAAACAAGCAATATCAAGAAATATGTCCTTTTCTGTATCCTCTAGTCCATCAAAACTAATTCGGAGTACATTCATAATATCTGTCCTTGGGTTCTCTCTTAATCTTGACAATGCACTTCTCCACTCAGACACATCTCGACCATACAGAAACGAGCCTAACACTTTAATTGCGAGTGGAAGGCCATTGGCATATGCTAGTACTTCTTTTGTCAAGTATATGTAACCACTCATGATGTCATCACTTTTGAAAGCTTTCTGGCAAAACAATTGAAGGGCACATTTACGATCCAAGAGTCGAACTCTGTATACTTCATCTACTCCATGCTCTGTCAAGATGTGCCCATTTCTAGAAATTATGATTATTCTACTCCCTCTGCCTAGCCATTCTCGTCTCATATCCAATCTATCCAGTTGTTCAACTTCATCCACATTATCAAGAACAACAAGGGATTTTAATCGAGATAGCCTAGTTCGAATCAAATTAGAAGCCATAGGAAGATTGCATATTTGAAGATTTTCTTCATTTAGAGTTTGACGCAGAAGTTGCTTTTGTACTCCAATTGGGCCATGATCTCCATAAATTTTActtacatcatcaataaagcaGCAAGCATCAAATTGATTAGAGATTCTAGCATACAAAGCAGTAGCAAGAGTCGTCTTTCCTATTCCACCCATTCCACAAATCCCTATTACTCGAACATCATCATCATTTGAGTCCAAATTCAGATGGTTTTCTAATTCTTCCACTCTGGAGGGCATCCCAACTATATCCCTAGGTAAAGTCGAAGATTTATTTCCCAATAAGCATGTTACCTTTTTAGTAATTTCTCCAATCACTGCATATTGTGGCCTAAAAGACCAGAGGAAAGAAATACCAAATCATCACATGACAGCTCTAAACAAAAAAAAACTAGAAAATATTATGTACTCTTTTGAATTAATTGAATAGTTCAACTTGTTGCAAAGATAGAAAAGAGTACTTACTTATCCCTTACTTCCCAACCAGAGAGATTGGCTACTTGTGTTAGAGCTCCTCTCCATCTTTGCACTTTCTCTAAAGTTGCTTTGAATCTTTCTTCATGCCCTTGAAAGGCTTTTTCATAATCTCCGCATTGCTTTCGTACCTCAGAAGGACTGACATCAAAGAAAATAGGTAGAACAGATTGTCCTGGAACTTCAATGCATGCAGCAATTTTTGCTAGTTCTTGCAAGCACCATGTGGAAGAAGCATAGTTTGTTGAGAAAATAACAATCAAAATTTGGGATCCTTCAATAGCTTGTAGAAGCTCAAGTGATATATCTTCCCCTTTCTTGAGCTTTGTATCATCCCGGAAGGTAATAATAGCTTTCTTATGAAGAGCGCCAAAGAGGTGATCGGTGAAATTGTTGCGAGTGTCTCCTCTAAAGCTCACAAACACATCATATTTCCATCTCATCTTTGGTGAAGAAGAGCTGCTTTGGAGGCTATTGCAAGCCAATGCCATTGCAACTGTAAAAGCCAAAACCAAGTTGCTGTGAAACTGAAACAAGTCTGAAACACAAGGAAAAATTAAATAATTGATATGATTGCTCATAAATGATAGACATGAAGTGAAGAAAACAAGGCATATGGACTAACAGACATATTAATATAAAGAATCCGGATCAAATGTCACCAAAGTATTAAACTCAGTAACATTAGAGATTCGATAACTCTTCAAAATTCATTGTTGGATCGAAACTTATTATCATATATATCATTTAtataaaatttaacatcaatTAAAAATCATTTGATAGGTAAATGAGATGTATAAAAATTAAGGTCTTACAAAACTTTGACAAAACTGCTAATTTTGATGATTCTCTTTAATCTATTAATTTATTATGAATTAGAAATCTAATTAGTGTAATCATTTAAAATTGATCAGGAATTAATTCATGCAAGAAAGTGATAAACAGTAGCTAATATAAATGAGTTAAAATAGGAAAAGATGAAATTAGGGAGATGAAGAACAACCCTGTATATGAGCAGCGTGAGGAATATAGAGATGAATCTGGAGAGCGTCAATGGAGAGTGAGAAAACGGAAGTTGATTTGGAATGGATGAGATGGTTTCTTTTTTATTCTTCTTTTCTGTAATTAGTCAAAGCAGCGTTACTTCCTACTATCTTCTTCATTCCAAATTAGTTGATTCTTTCGATCAGTCTAGTCCCTCGGATGAATCAGGTGTTTATAATCCTACTGGTATGCGtgtatatttttttatataataaaatTGCACACGTGGCACAAATGTGTATCATCAGATTCATCTAATGGATTGGATTGGTCCAAAGACATGGAACTCACACGATCCTATTTTATTCTCTAGACACATTTTTCTATTATTATGGGATCAACTCATCATATTATACCAAAAAGAGATTGTAACTCCTATACTAcattaatttttctttttcttttttcttttttattcaATAAATTAATGAAGAGAAGAAAATTCACTTAAGAATTGTAGAATTATGCTTTAAAATCTTAATTGATGAAGAGAAAAAAATCATATTACAACCCTATCAAAAACTCAAAGTTACAGTAAATTAATAATTTAGAAAAAGGTTGACGAACTACGTTAGAGTCGGGGGTGATGTGTGGCGGCAGAGGCCAATTGAAATCGGATTGATACCAAAAGTGGATTTCTAGGGTGGTTAGATCGGGCATGAGCATCGAGTTGTCCTTGGGCATCTAGTTTGATTTATAGGTGATTAACCAATACCAGACTTGGTGGTTTCTCGGTGTGGATTCGTTCGTTGGTGGGTCGTGTTTTGGGTTCATtatgaaaatgttgattttcaAGTTTCAACATTTATAAATGTGTCTTTAGCATTTTCTAAAACAACCTTCAAAATGTAGTTTGAAAGACATtggtgtcgcacctcgaaaaaaatggggatacgacttcaaagcgaaaCGCGATagcacgctcgcaatgatggactgaacagagtcgccaccgaactttatttattcctaaaaaggaaaggggaaatatcgataaaacccaagacaaaagaaaggataagatatggtcatcgcaaccaatatcagggttcgggagtcgattacgcaaggggaaggtattagcacccctcacgtccgttgtactcaacgggaaccattaggtcagttgtgtgcgttaatgttagtttgaaatgttaggcttttcagtttattaggtgggaaagaatgaataaaagagagaagaaatgtttttggattttttttaacgaaggactaaacctaagttttttattagtgggcctgacaagatttaaaaatcctgctcctacgtatctcaaaagagaaatcaaggcttacgtagttctgggtagaaaaatgtttgtttgttggtcgattttagcgaaagctatattgtattaatcgacgagaacattgttttacccaaaacagatgaggagtgaacgcataccacacatcgaacggatttataaatctacattcggaaaagcgtcatttatctctactcaacaatcgtggccgaaacattgttttgtatcacttaagacaatatatctttcatttatgaaaaaggttctttgattagtcgcacggcggcgagaaaaaagtttgattggttggaggtattttgagtgatggcgaggacttggatgagcgagatatacatctcgaatcctagcctcaggagtgcatggtatacaccatgttccatttccatctttattaaagaggttaagatagggattaggtattttggaatttgattgagaaagggtttgaagaaaccgcattgacaattttagacgatggcgagagttaagattggcgaggcatacgtctcgaatcttaacctcaggagtgcatggtatacaccatgttccatttccacctttattgaaagagtcttaaataagatttaagtatcttagatttgattgagaaaaaggtttgacgaaaccacattgacaattttagacgatggcgagagttatgattggcgaggcatacgtctcgaatcttaacctcaggagtgcatggtatacaccatgttccatttccacctttattgaaaaagtgtttaagtaagaattaggtgctttgagttttgttgtgaaaatgacctgacctagatcaagtattgatggacgtttgagaaatttgaatgagtgtttgagaagacaaagtggataaatttggatgatggcgagagctaggattggcgagatatacatctcgaatcctagtctcaggagtgcgtggtatacaccacgttccatttcaATCTTATTGAAAAGGGTTTAGATAGGgattaatattttttgagtttttattatgaaaatggcttgacgttgaatcaagcatttgatgaaatTTGAAAGAAAATGGAATAGAAGGGAGGAAtgagttgatttgtttattggaaaaatactcgacgttggatcgagtcatatttttgtatttttgaaattgtggattttattcttgtgttagtacctaactaaatagtcaaacaaataaagaaatgaaatagtacaagattattacacatcgggggagtggggtacatcttgttaaatggggattaaaaaatcatgaaataattaaatcggggccaaacaacaaataatgcaatgcatgagtgtaagtgcaagagaaccggctcattgtaagaaagcccaagagtaagctatgtgaggttgacggcgatgcttgaaaaagcaatcgacttacaagggtgtgaaaaaggggctcgatattaaatcgagaaaatatgatttttataagttaaaaaaatggtttcgaatgcatgatgtaattaaaaaaacaaatcatattattaaacaacaataaataaaaaaaagaaatatgaataataaagcctaaatataataaaagaaagaaaaactaCACCTAGGAGTATCaaacccactacactaaagatCTAAAAACCACTCCCCTCCACCAGACCACTTACTAACTAATTTATATTTTAATGCTAACTTAAAT from Lathyrus oleraceus cultivar Zhongwan6 chromosome 7, CAAS_Psat_ZW6_1.0, whole genome shotgun sequence encodes the following:
- the LOC127106905 gene encoding disease resistance protein RUN1; this encodes MALACNSLQSSSSSPKMRWKYDVFVSFRGDTRNNFTDHLFGALHKKAIITFRDDTKLKKGEDISLELLQAIEGSQILIVIFSTNYASSTWCLQELAKIAACIEVPGQSVLPIFFDVSPSEVRKQCGDYEKAFQGHEERFKATLEKVQRWRGALTQVANLSGWEVRDKPQYAVIGEITKKVTCLLGNKSSTLPRDIVGMPSRVEELENHLNLDSNDDDVRVIGICGMGGIGKTTLATALYARISNQFDACCFIDDVSKIYGDHGPIGVQKQLLRQTLNEENLQICNLPMASNLIRTRLSRLKSLVVLDNVDEVEQLDRLDMRREWLGRGSRIIIISRNGHILTEHGVDEVYRVRLLDRKCALQLFCQKAFKSDDIMSGYIYLTKEVLAYANGLPLAIKVLGSFLYGRDVSEWRSALSRLRENPRTDIMNVLRISFDGLEDTEKDIFLDIACFFHRNPKRHVKKILDFRGFHPEIGLKVLVDKSFITYKKQIICMHDLFRELGKSIVREKSPKEPRKWNRVWDYKDVHNVISENMATENLEAMMMEYDSAHDIEIQQMTTLRAEALAQMSRLKLLKLLMFNFSGSLNFLSSELGYLYWDKYPFTSLPSSFQAYKLVELTLRHSNIRKLWEGTKSLPNLTRIDLSCSKNLNMMPNFEETPNLESLDLVGCIKLVKIDPSIGTLRRLSRLNLKNCTNLVSIPNNIFGLNSLEHLDLSGCPNLFKNLLDIQSQIEHPEMLDNKEISTQYQPTSFIYKFLKPHFRYLTFQKPEDSVGLLLPSLSRLSCLQYLDLSFCNLFQIPYAIGLLHCLETLYLGGNNFVTLPSSLKELSKLKQLNLQHCKRLKYFPELPSKTVLPVRKTCFGRYSAGLYIFDCPSLVEMESYFGIAFSWMIQLLQVHMQSEIPRTDITIVIPKTQIPKWFSKQSVGSSISIDPSSIMHDKNLIGIACCLTFVAHDNPTNLKEELSPYIGLGFKLTQSGIYRIIPIHFEKDLVTVDLDHLLLIFFSREEFIDLVSRATDGWDDISGIELSATVGQPFGLHLEVKNCGYRWIFKEDLEELNPQKMYKGNSSVQPYY